One part of the Nitrospirota bacterium genome encodes these proteins:
- a CDS encoding NrpR regulatory domain-containing protein encodes MNKTMLAILRVLDKHRESVIGSREISRQLKLHGVDLSERTVRYHLKIMDARGLTRVYGKEGRKITRKGSEELANALVSERVGFIISRIETLSYQTSLDLATSAGQVILNVSCFPARSLQEAVRIMKPVFASPYVMSDRVVLAREGQGIGDVVVPEGMVGMGTVCSVTINGLLLKAGIPIASKFGGLVEVDEEGPTRFVALISYEGSSLDPHVVFMKSRMTSATDAVKHRAGKILASFREIPVVCIEEARRLNERMHEMGIGGILLIGEPNQPLLEMPVGRDRAGVVVVGGLNPVAALEEAGMTTENTAMSILYEYSELAPFKEAVKA; translated from the coding sequence GTGAACAAGACCATGCTTGCCATCCTCAGGGTGCTGGACAAGCACCGCGAGAGCGTCATCGGCTCGCGGGAGATTTCCCGCCAACTGAAGCTCCACGGCGTGGACCTCTCGGAGCGCACGGTGCGCTACCACCTGAAGATAATGGACGCGCGGGGGCTCACCCGGGTCTACGGCAAGGAGGGCAGGAAAATCACCCGCAAGGGCAGCGAGGAGCTTGCCAACGCCCTGGTCTCCGAACGGGTGGGCTTCATCATCAGCCGCATCGAAACTCTCTCCTACCAGACCAGCCTGGACCTGGCGACCTCGGCCGGGCAGGTCATCCTCAACGTCTCGTGCTTCCCCGCGCGGAGCCTCCAGGAGGCGGTGCGCATCATGAAGCCGGTGTTCGCCTCCCCCTACGTGATGAGCGACAGGGTGGTCCTGGCGCGGGAGGGCCAGGGCATCGGGGACGTGGTGGTGCCGGAGGGGATGGTGGGCATGGGGACGGTCTGCTCGGTGACCATCAACGGCCTGCTCCTGAAGGCGGGCATTCCCATCGCCTCGAAGTTCGGCGGCCTGGTGGAGGTGGACGAGGAAGGCCCCACGCGCTTTGTGGCCCTCATCAGCTACGAGGGCTCCTCCCTGGACCCCCACGTGGTCTTCATGAAAAGCCGGATGACCTCGGCCACCGACGCGGTGAAGCACAGGGCGGGGAAGATTCTGGCCAGCTTCCGCGAGATACCCGTGGTCTGCATCGAGGAGGCCCGGCGCCTGAACGAGCGGATGCACGAGATGGGCATCGGGGGCATACTGCTCATCGGGGAGCCGAACCAGCCCCTCCTGGAGATGCCGGTGGGCAGGGACAGGGCCGGGGTGGTGGTTGTGGGGGGCCTCAACCCCGTGGCCGCCCTGGAGGAGGCCGGGATGACCACCGAGAACACCGCCATGAGCATCCTCTACGAGTACTCCGAGCTCGCCCCCTTCAAAGAGGCCGTGAAGGC
- a CDS encoding glutamate synthase: MCRLAAISSESYISPLENVLALETMKEGHDGSGMGLMLKDLGGEFEELKDYPILSGICSQSGYRALNEYMQGLGFEEKHMWSPPVRPMPGIAKRDYYFAKVYQYPADYAGKPRAQKEDLLLRTRLALRKMGEADESIVVFSFYPDVVTLKEVGDPLALGEFFGLEKAGLSARVILAQGRQNTNYAINLYACHPFFLQGFGTMTNGENTAFVPIREYLTSRGFPGYMGYNSDSEVFTHILHYAVGRLGFPLTYYKDIITPLRPRECDRRADRGALALIRSSLRMLTIDGPNCNIGFLPDGTTYMVQDSKKLRPGAVGGVPGRYALMSEQCGLESAVPRRDRERDVFPMKYDMAIVSPRAGEVRVWNQLTGAFMESPEPSGAGARV, translated from the coding sequence ATGTGTCGACTGGCAGCCATATCGTCTGAAAGCTACATCTCTCCCCTGGAGAACGTCCTTGCCCTGGAGACGATGAAGGAGGGCCACGACGGCTCGGGCATGGGCCTCATGCTCAAGGACCTGGGCGGTGAGTTCGAGGAGCTGAAGGACTATCCCATACTCTCGGGCATCTGCTCCCAGAGTGGCTACAGGGCCCTGAACGAGTACATGCAGGGGCTGGGCTTCGAGGAAAAGCACATGTGGTCCCCGCCCGTCAGGCCGATGCCCGGCATCGCCAAGCGGGACTATTACTTCGCGAAGGTCTACCAGTACCCGGCGGACTACGCCGGGAAGCCCCGGGCGCAGAAGGAGGACCTTCTTCTGAGGACCCGGCTTGCCCTTCGCAAGATGGGGGAGGCCGACGAGTCCATCGTGGTTTTCTCCTTTTACCCCGACGTCGTCACGCTCAAGGAGGTGGGCGACCCCCTGGCCCTGGGGGAGTTCTTCGGGCTGGAGAAGGCCGGCCTTTCGGCCCGGGTCATCCTCGCCCAGGGCAGGCAGAACACCAACTACGCCATCAACCTCTACGCCTGCCACCCGTTTTTCCTCCAGGGCTTCGGCACCATGACCAACGGCGAGAACACGGCCTTCGTGCCCATCCGGGAGTACCTGACAAGCCGCGGGTTCCCCGGCTACATGGGCTATAACAGCGACAGCGAGGTCTTCACCCACATCCTGCACTACGCCGTGGGGCGCCTGGGCTTCCCCCTCACCTATTACAAGGACATCATCACTCCCCTGAGGCCGCGGGAGTGCGACCGGAGGGCCGACCGCGGCGCCCTTGCCCTCATCCGCTCCTCGCTCAGGATGCTCACCATCGACGGGCCCAACTGCAACATCGGCTTTCTCCCGGACGGCACCACCTACATGGTGCAGGACTCCAAGAAGCTCCGCCCCGGCGCGGTGGGCGGGGTCCCCGGCAGGTACGCCCTCATGAGCGAGCAGTGCGGGCTGGAAAGCGCCGTCCCGCGCAGGGACCGCGAGCGGGACGTCTTCCCCATGAAGTACGACATGGCCATCGTCTCCCCCCGGGCCGGGGAGGTGCGGGTCTGGAACCAGTTGACCGGCGCCTTCATGGAGAGCCCCGAGCCCTCCGGGGCGGGGGCGCGGGTTTAA